The following DNA comes from Tachypleus tridentatus isolate NWPU-2018 chromosome 9, ASM421037v1, whole genome shotgun sequence.
taacaacgGATTAAggtgtataatttatttacactgcCTGGGTTACCATAGTTGTATTCTGAACTTTCGATACTCGTCTGCTTTTTCGTACTTAGGCCAACTTCCAAATAACCATCTACTGTTTCTCAAAGTACATACAGACAAGTTCAATTGCTTCAGGATATTCTTTGACGAGACGAATTATTCTTCTAAAATGACTGTAAACTGTTAATCTCACGTTAACATATTAACTGTTAGGCTATTCACTTCTACGAAGGTTAACATCACGTTTTCTAACTTTTCCTAACCGAAATTTCTTTCACACTACTTTATTTGTGACCCTATTTCCCACTCTCTGATCTTTTGTCTGGTCGCCGCTATTTATATCTCTCAACGAGTCGTTCTAAAAATCTCTTTAGCCTCTATTTCAATAACTCACAAACATACCTTCCAATAATCATCTGCTTTTATCtctgttataaaaacaaacaaaccaaacaatcatgaaatattaacacacaaaataaataaagtaataccaCTTACACTAAAGAGTCTATTGTATCTGATAAACGCTAATCGCCAAGCGCAGGTAATGGGAAAATTCTAATTTATTTCTTAAGCCGTTTTATTGTTATAAGGCTTCCTCTGGTATATTTAAGGAaattaagaagaagaaaaaaaaaaaaaaaggtaaaaattgttaaaataatcttCCCAAAATCAGTAACAAACTTTAAAGATGACAATAATTTTGTGTGCATCCGCTGACAACAGATTATACATGTGCACTAATGtcgtttaataaacaaaattgaataacattagtttgtaatatttttacttgcaCCCAAAAAACTTGCATGACTAACGATAATATTGACTACAAGATGGCAcactattaaataatttgttaatcaattaaaaacacacaaataacaaaatctgaaaaaaacGATTAACTTTCAAAACTATTggttttttaaatgatttataataaactttttatacCAGTTCCACGGGTTATTGTAAATTCAATCTAGAAATAATTTCGAAATATTAGGCAGTGTTTCCTATAATTTCAGAATTATAAAGAATTACATACTGCGTTCTTATAATAGCTGTGAGCTAAAGTGtgtttagaatttgtttttatgaattagtttctagtttagaATTTTCGGTTATACCACTCATAAACACTTTCAACAAATCTTGAAGTTGTTTCAAGCTTTATTAATATCAGTATTTTgtcttgttaaaatattgtactgTGACATTATTAGAAACATCACACgaccaatattttattttatgttttgctcTACGcgataatttatgtaatttagttgatatcatttatgtatatatatgtacatgtctATATTTGATCACATccatataaaactattaattatcaTGAATGCTTACGcaaactgtaataatttattttcaagtgcCAACTCGAAGTTTATCATTTACTACAGTAAAACGTGtggtaataatatttaatttacaggaataaaatttttaaaatgaatgttaATGATATgcgaaataaaaatatcaccTTTATAAAAGTAGAGTTTATATTCAATTGCTTTAGTGTGGAAAATGAGTAATACAAAGAACCGCACATTTCTTCACTTTCCGAAAAAATGTTGCAATTCCCCACGGTTctctatttaaatgttttatgttttcaagCCAACATATATCTTTCattcttaataaatgtttgaatacATAAACAACTCGCACTGTGTTACCGTTATTTTAACgtatatgataaaaaaaacataaatatcatgtgctttattattttattattcatctgaCACTCAAACTTTGCTGGAATTTCAAGGGGATATCCTTTCCGTATGATTTACACAGTTAGAAACTCCAATGGCAGTGCCCCAGGACATATATAAGcccattggtttgtttttttatggcaaagccacattgggctatctgttgtgtcctgTGTCCACtgatgggaatcgaaccgctgtttttagcgttataaatccgaagacttactgctgtcccagcggagaACAAGATATGAGTGATAGAAATATTATTAGATCTGTATTTCAGAAatgctggtgtgggtattaatacccgtaccagtcgttctgagatacatttttatttcaattgagtttctcgtcatcaagaattactggATCTGTAATGTGTTTATCAGATGTCCTTATACAGCTGATATGTAGTTTCAAAACACTCTAAGGCTATAAACATGAGTATATTCTTTACCATTTTTTTCAATTAGGAATTCTGTAGGACACTCACAGTGCAGCGTATCTGCTTCGACGCTTGAAATTCCTCGGATCAAATATTTATGTCGATTGTTTTAAgaatttgtagtgcatactgaaggaatttgttacaatatttatgaCGTTTGCAACATAAGTTCTTGGAATTTCTGTGATTCTATATTATCACACTTCTCACGATATACACGtttttcttacatttctaaatgATAGAAGAATAACGTTTCACTCAAAATTGactaattaatttcaaaattaatgtaataaatgacATACAAAACCATCGTCATTTTTATGCATACGTTTAAcaatgtgtgcgtgtgtgtgttttcttatagcagagccacattgggctatctgctgagtccaccgagtggaatcgaacccctgattttagatgtttaataatacaatttGGAAAGAGCGATGGCATGTGCTCATTCCGTACTGCCATCTATACACAATAACTAGAACTACTCTTTACCATGGCTTCATTGTCTTGTACTGGCTTGCTATTGGGTAATAGAAAACGACGCGATCGACGTCGGAAGGGCGACCAGTTTAGTAGTTTTGTATTGGAGACTATGGCTGATATAAGCGATTCTACTTTAGTGTTCTTTATGAAGGCAACACCAGAACAGTGGGATTATGCACTGTCTCTTTacaaagaagttttaaaactgaaagcTGCCAAACGAACGACGAAGAAAGGACCTGAAGAATTAATCAACTTGGATACTTGGTGAGTGAGAAAACAGTTTTTAGTTTTACTTCACTGAGGCTGTACACGACTGATTACTAGAACGACAAGTAAAGTCTGACATAGCGAACAACGACCGAAATATATTCTACTTTGAACTTTTCGCGCGGATATTAATTAAAGGCTCATATCACGTGGTAATCAATAAAGAGCCTGGACGCCACACGTGGCCgagcgtatgtgtgtgtgtgtgcgaaaGGTGTATTTGTGGCGCTTAAAGCTGGCGGAATTTTGAGTGTCTTTGTGGGAGTGCCAGAAGCAGAAAAAAGATCGCTTGAAAGAGCTGATAAACATTGGTTCAGTGAAAATAGGGATGGCGCTTTAGTAGTGACCGAACTAGGAAGTCAGGTTATCGTAATTTACTATTGTAATATATCATATGGAAGAGTTCAATAAAGATATTAACGATATTTAATTGTTAACCttacataattttcatatttaataaattattattttaaactaaagccAAGTTAAAGTTAAAAGTTGTAATGCATCAGTTTctagtaaaatttattaataagttaAGTGTGcctttttcttatatcaaagctacattgggctatctgctgtcctgattttagcgttgtaaatgcgtagatTTACTGCTGCCGCAGTGGGGAACTAATAGGTTGAGACTAGGAGCAATTGTTAGCATTAGTAATATAAGACTGTACAAACAATCGAcccattaacaaaataaatgataatatggTAACTgctattactattagtgttactTATCCAGTATAACCTGTTATCATGTAGTATATTTCAGTTTCATAATTGAAGTGACGACGACTCAGCTGGAcgggaaaaaaataaacaaatgttcacATGAGGACTCTGATCTACTTATTCATTAGTCAGTCAGTTTATCTGCTGATATTTTAAACCTTACTGTGAACATCGAGCCTTGGAAATTTGTTTCTAACATTTATAAAAGCCAGTGTATGACACATTACGCTTGATGTCTTGAAATAGGAGGAGTCAGGAAACCCAGTATTCGTTTATCTAGATGGAAGTGTTCGATTACTGtgcccattacgattttagtgacgaGGTAACGTGAAATCttgtaagtgtagtgagtgttggcaTGGTAAGGCTATTATAGGAAAGACTTAGTGTGAGATCATCTAGCTcagagccaagtgcataaaattttaaaatttattcgtTTCATAATTAAgctattttatattatatcaccaacgttttaaataaaaacccTCTTTAAATGACTTTACTCAATGGAGACTAAAtttgaaatcaacaaatatttttccccAGTTTTATAGTCTGTACATTTCATTTTGTACATTGAAAACATGTAGTAAGAGCAATATTAGGTTACGCTTTTGTTGGCGTGTGACACCATGTAGAATCCATCGTTGGAATGTAGTTTACCAAAATGCGCTGTATGTGtaagaagttgttaatctaactgatttttaccagtaattataatatattctgAGAATACGCCATGAATTCATTTCATAATGATCTCAGGGTGATTGGCTCAGGATGAATTTATCAGCGTTTGACTATCTCTACAGACGTTATCAGTAACACCATAAACTTTCATTGTAATTTTATTCAAAGAAGGGTGGATATTTTtacgggttttttttttttttttttttggaaaggcTAATAAAAGGTCAATTATTATGAACATATCCTGATGCATCAAGTATTATCATTTTCTGCAGAAAAATGCATCAAaggaagtataatatttatataaaatgctcTGTTTTTGgtagatatatttttatgaatatttttctcttaaatacaTAATATACGGATAATATCTCGCCAGGTTTTGGAGAAAAAGAACGATGTCTCGCCGAAATACTTTTTATATGGCCtacctttttatttactttttattatttttttcgaaGCCACCtggaaagttttttgttttcagtgagaatctaattaggtaattatagcttgtattttgcACTGTTACATAGAATTGAcgtctcattagaaagaaatggttctatttcaataaaacaaatgttaaacgtttttcagtcgaatacaagaagcttaaacttttttttaaataattggatAATACAATAGACATACTTAtacaaaaatcaggggttcgattcccctcggtgaactcagcagacagcccaacatagctttgatataagaaaacacacacacacataaaaaaagaatgtatgaacataaaaccaaaaaatgacgattaaatctgtgtaaagaGAAACTGAAAGCAACTACCGACAATTGAAACGTCGTTCAAAACACGTcttgaatatttatgaaaattagagaaattttggtggtCGACGTGTTTGATTACTGCATTCAAGTCTTTTTTTGAAAAACTCTGAATTCATGAATAAGAATACAACAGCAAACGTTAGTTAGTTTTTAAACAAGAATCAGTAATCGTGTAAGTGATGCATTTTCTTGGATCCATCCATACATAAGAGCTACATGGACTGAGAGGGATGCCTTCATTGTGAGAATTTCTAGACTAACTTAAATTTAACATTAGTATATTGTTATGCATTACATATAAGCATAcggtttaacactatatattttaaaggttATAAAAATCTATATTGGAAAATTAGTTTCTTGCTacgtgtttttctttgtttttgtttttcaggtcGGTGAGATTTGTTACATGCCAAGAATTGACATATAATGCAGTCGATCTGAAAACTTTTCCATATAATATCAATACCTTTCTATGAGTTTCATAAATaaccatttttaaaatgtatatacaatgcagtaataatgctgtaattttatgttaattaaagttaatGGTTTATGTATTTCCTTTGAAAATGGTGATAAGACAAAACAACAGAATGTATCATCAGGCGATTACAGACTTGTACTTGAACCAGcagatttaattaacttctaaactttTATCAGTAATCATCCATTGCAGGCTTGTCTATGTAATGTCATTTGAAATCTGTATTTTgggaaataaattagaaataaaagattattatataatattgttgaacACTCATTTCTTATCAGAATTAAGTTGAAAAAGATGCAGTACATTACTCTGTAGCACTTATTTGAAGATAAGTCACAGATAACTTTGGGGAAGATCATGCTTATAGAAAGGGAAAATGATGAGAAGCAGAAATCAAGCAAGTAAGACAGAGAATGGATTAACTTAGGGTAAAGGTTGCTTTAAGATAGGGTGAGAATGACAGTGCTGGGTTTACAATAATAGAACTATTTAAGACTATTGAGACAGGGCCAGTTAGCATTGATACTGGTCTCTAAAAGGTTGACTATTATGGCTGCTTGCAATGGGGATCTAATGCTAATGATAGCTATTTGTATTGGGGAGCATAGAAACCTATAATTAGATATGGCTTGCCAGATACTAAAGTACAAGTTAATGAGGttgaaaactgtaaattatagaGCTGCTGCAAATGTACAAAAactctgttttaaatatttagggATAGAAATAGacgtttgactttttttttttttgaaaatgagCTATGTTGTGGGATCCaagagtaacaaaatattaccaagAATATGAATAAAGCAACATGTAGATAGTTTGGGTTAGAGCTGTGGGATAGTTTTGTGAATAAAAGTGAGTTTTATGTAGGGCCAGATTATGCTTACTCAGATCTCATGgaataaagttaattttagaGGCCCATTGATGGAactgtatgtatttttaacattttcaaggtTGGAAAGGCCTCAGGACTGCAACCCCCATGAGTTCTTGCATTAATATGGTTGTACACTGGAGATGTGGTGCACTTAGGCGAGTTTGAAAGCAAGATATTTGGGGAAattcaaagatatttattaacacttaaCTGACAATTTTTGGACAGTAATTGCACCATCATGTAAATTATTTATGATTGTCACTTACGGtagttaaaaacagtttaaacttgTATATTGGTGGGGGATCTTAGCAAActgggaataaaaaaaaataactatgaTAAATCTGAAGACATCCTGCTGTGCTACTGTGTGATAATAAATTGAACTGAATTAGTGAAATATATTCCAATTTAGTTTTAACTGGATTGGTGAACTTGTTAGATGCCAAATGCTTTTTGAGAGTAAAATATTGAGCTACtaaagtaaagccacatcagtctCTGTGCTatatccactgaggggaatcaaacccctggttttaatgttgtaaatctgaagCCTTCCTCCTGTCCCACAGGGAGACAATAAATTGAACTGAATTTATTGTTTTGCAAGGTAAACAGATTACTTATGAAAtttatgttaacctgaagatgacctaagaaggttaagacattgttctgtactttgtttcaataaaagtttcaataaacataccagctgtcttgagaatacatttttacttcaagtgagtttcttatCATGATGAACATACATGTATCTGTATTTCAATCAAGTAATTCATTAGAATATGTCTTTATAttagttattactaataattataatacatttgaCAAAACAAAGTCCAGGTATTTGTAATTATAGCTATATTATCAGATGGAACATTGTTAATGTAAACTGCTGTGTCCAATTTAATACTGACCTGTCACTAATAGACTCGTGTACATATTTCTTTTTCAGGTATCAGGaacaactacaaaaaataattctCTCTAGAAAAGAGCCACATATTATCCTTGAAGagttaatacaaataacaaaatggaAGTTAATTGTAAGTGatctttgaaaaatattgttgatttccATGTTGTATTCTTAGTTGctaaaattataaatagaagaaaaagtATGGAAGAAATACATGTGGTCAGTCTAGGTTTAACATAAAATTCTCCTTATTGCACAACTCTTATCTCTTTCAACAACAGTCTAACCAGTCTAATCAGTTTATCCAGtgttgaaagaaaatgaaactagAAATGAGTATTCTTAAATGGCATTTTGcatacatttgtttaaataatccCAACTGTAAACCTTGAAGTTGAAGTAAACATTATCTTTTAAGTTACATCTGGTATGAGCCACGACACTAGCTCATaatctttatataaaatatataaagccAGTTTACCATTAGCATTCCTCTTCTATTTAATTTACAATAACTTTGAACAATTTAAGACTTAGTTTACATCTACAGTATTTCCTATTAGAAGTTCTTTTTATTGCTTGTTAATCATTCTCTAGAAGGTCATTACCTTTCTGTTGTAAAGTGAACAAACTTGGTTAGCAGTGCAGTATTCTCAATGAGCTTAGAAAGTTTGACACTAATATTAGTGGGAGAAATGCCATAAGTAGTGTGTGTGATTAAAGTTCATTGTTACAGTTTTGTCTTTATAGCTTAATATGTTTGGTTAGTTAGTGTGTTCTCCTCTTCTTGTTTTAGTTTaatcataaaaaatacaatagaGCCAAACCAAGACATCTTagcattaacctgttcagtgccatagatgAGAAAACTCATCCAAACCaatcagtaacacagtgccacagatgagttaatttgttctcaataatacctaacttcaatgctagatgtcagcgccatacatgcatttgacctacttacatattgtttcactttcgatccaaaatggcatcatgGAAAAGGTTACAAATTGAAGAAGCATTGGAGTTGTATTTTAAACTTGGTTCAGAGTTgccatagcagctgaaatacttggcagtcaacatgTTAATAGAGATTAGAATAAACATAACTCATTAGAGATCATTTGTAAGTATTTTGTTGTGaacttactaaaatattttgaaggtGAATACAGCAAAACTTCAAGTAATATTATGAAAGTACTTTTCTGCATCATGTATTTGTATAtatgagtgtgttttcttacagcaaagccacattgggctatctgctgagtccactgaggtgaattgaacccctgagtttagcattgtaagtccatagacttaccactgtgccagCAGGGgatgtatttctatatttgtGTGTTAGGTCAAAATCCTACATTTATGCAGGTTACATATCTCTGATGGTGGGGATCAACAAGTGTTTGATATTACACAGTGTAGTACTGATATAACTTGGCTATGCTATTCTAACTATTCCTCTTTTACTCAGTGTAGATAGAATTGAAAAATTAAtgcaataagatatattttactcattGTAGAGAGGAAAATTTCGACCTCGTCTCATGGACTTGGTTAAGATCAACACAGAAACTGCTGTGAAAAAAACTAGTATAAAGGCTTTTCGAAAGCTCCCCAATATTTCTCATGCTATCACAGCTCTCACAACATTAAAAGGTGTTGGTCCAGCTACTGCTTCAGGTAATACAATGCTATTCATCTTTGtggtaaaatatagttttcttatatagtaacaataatttgtttattcaaaagCCAGTTGAATTGTACATTTGTAGCTGCATTTAAGTATCTTTTTCATCTAGTAACTGTCAAATatctaaagatattttaaagtttttttactttgatattcTTAAGAATTATTAAACTTCACAGacatttagttgttttatatttacaggTGATGTTTCTTAAAacgtatttgttttgaaaatattccaGTAAGAGACATAAGAGGTCTACAATTGCATAAGGCTTTCTGTAGAAGGTGTTTTGATAATGATTTATCTTTACTGTGTAAATAAAAAGCTTTCAAAAGGTTTATGACAGCTTAAATCACAATACCGTGATGCTATTACAAAGAAGTTGAGTGTGTTGCAAATGCCTAGTTTTTCTTCTATCATCCACAGGTGTCATCAGTTTAAACATCACAAGTATTTCATTTAGATGAAAATATACAAAGGAGACAGTGACaccaagttttttttatttgaaatgatgGCATGAAGTTAACTAATAAAGgttatacagaaaaaaatcataaaagtgCTTTAAGCCTGTTGTCCTTATAACAGTATTTTCAATCCAAAAAGTAGATTTGCAACAAGATTTTTTAGATAGTTATTTTATGTTGTCATTgttctgttaatattttaattttttattccatGTTGTTTAGCCATTTTAGCAGCTGGTTACCCAGAACAAGTTGCATTTATGGCTGATGAAAGTATGCTTTCCACACCAGGAGTTGAGGCTGCTGACTACACTTTGGCAGAGTATTTAAACTACCATGAACAGATCAAGAACTGCTCTGATAGACTGAATAAGAAAAGTAAGTATAATCTCTACGTCATGTGGTATTACAATATGTGAAGGCATAGCATGGAATCCATCCTATAGGCCACAAGATATTTAATACTGAAgtgtatttttaacttatttggtCCATATCTTAAGTTATAGAATACCTCTCTATAGAATAGACAGATAATAACTCATATCATTACTGAGAAACGTTTGTGGTAAGATTTTGAACAAAATTCAACCTTACATTGGATGATGTGTAACTGTGAAAGGCTATGATCGTTAGACTATATTCATCCACCAACAGGACAGTGACATGCACCTTTCTCCCCATTCTCTTCCTCAGCACTGTAGTAATCAGTTCTGGTTTCTATCTTGAAGAATTATGGAATTTTTGCACATATTATTTCAACTTTTCATCAACATTTAAAGTATTATCTTTGTTATCTTCATTTTCTTGAGTTTTATAAAGGAAGatacaaattgtaaaataaatttcagtttgaGCTCTTCATACAAATTATTATCTTTTCttgtattactttgtttcttCTCTTGATCAAACATATAATTCAGTCTCAAAGTACGTACAGTATGATTGTGGTAAGACAGAATTGACACATAATAGTTGTTTGCTTGTCAAGGTTTTCAAGAACTGTTAACTTGAAAATTATCCCATATCCTGCTAACACAGCACAGAAGACACTGATAAGTGACTTGCAGCAGCTTGCTATGATTAGCAGTTTATATTTATCTAAATGCTGTCCACATGAGTGAAACATTCGGATATCTAATTTGAGCTCTAGTCATGGTTCATGTACAACATGTAgaactttaaattttgaaatgaaaactgaGACAAGATTAATGGGGATTACTATATATACTTATGATTATTAATGTTTGTCTGTCCAATATACCAAAGTTTTATCATTTACAGGCTCCCCAGATGGTCAGTAATAAGTGTGTGAATATACAACACTATGACGTTCAACTCCTAggggtggacagagcacaaatagctcattgtgtagct
Coding sequences within:
- the LOC143225884 gene encoding uncharacterized protein LOC143225884 isoform X1; translation: MADISDSTLVFFMKATPEQWDYALSLYKEVLKLKAAKRTTKKGPEELINLDTWYQEQLQKIILSRKEPHIILEELIQITKWKLIRGKFRPRLMDLVKINTETAVKKTSIKAFRKLPNISHAITALTTLKGVGPATASAILAAGYPEQVAFMADESMLSTPGVEAADYTLAEYLNYHEQIKNCSDRLNKKNPEGKWTPHKVELTLWTHYLAQEMKPSLLEGMPKADLEKDPIIPNGKSNSHEPNKQSEETPTNDVTEKEQDDSSKELDNSHDLKVSSSPAFGSGLVKSEDSNLDSSLLSEGTEDKIKNNETEVLEEPATKKVRVQ
- the LOC143225884 gene encoding uncharacterized protein LOC143225884 isoform X2, with amino-acid sequence MPSLYQEQLQKIILSRKEPHIILEELIQITKWKLIRGKFRPRLMDLVKINTETAVKKTSIKAFRKLPNISHAITALTTLKGVGPATASAILAAGYPEQVAFMADESMLSTPGVEAADYTLAEYLNYHEQIKNCSDRLNKKNPEGKWTPHKVELTLWTHYLAQEMKPSLLEGMPKADLEKDPIIPNGKSNSHEPNKQSEETPTNDVTEKEQDDSSKELDNSHDLKVSSSPAFGSGLVKSEDSNLDSSLLSEGTEDKIKNNETEVLEEPATKKVRVQ